The sequence below is a genomic window from Aspergillus nidulans FGSC A4 chromosome V.
GTCTTCCACGCTAACATGCGCCTCGTTCCCCAAGATGGGCCTGGCCTTTTCTCCAGTTGTATCCGCAATCTGACAGCACATGCATCCTTCAGACTATCCCGACTGAGATTTGTCGCTTGCCCCTAGACCCGCGTCAATGTCTCAGAGACGACCAGCCCAGCAAAGCAAACCGACTGTGTGGGAATGTGGATCTCGAATGGCGGAGTGCGGCCAAATGGGCCCATTTTGCGAACCAAAGTTCCCTGAGAGTGATGAATCTATAGTCCTGGATGATAGtcctggatgaagaaagctTCCCAGAGGCAGTTCTCGAGGACGTCAGACTTCGGCCGCCAGGATATCCGCGTATGCGACCTTTGTGACGTACGGGACATTTTATGGAATCAATCTGTCTCTTTCACAACAGCATTTCCTTTTTTGCGAGACATGCATGGAATGCGGGGACTAGTTGGTAGTCGCCAGGTCCAGAAAGGATCAAATGTCGGAGAGCGCATTTACTCCGTAGGCATTTCATCTCTTGGATACCGGAGGGATCAAACCCTTAGCAGCAGCCTAACAGTTGATCCGCAGCACCCTCAGCAATTCAGAAAGGCTCGCCACGGATGTGGGACATGACAAATAACACTGACTCCACACCTAGATTCACGGTAGCAGAGGGCGTACGAAGGGCGAGCCAGCGCTCGTCGATATTGGGCTGAAGGCTCCCAGGTAATCCGTCATAACGAGCAGGTATTTGTGTAGAGAATGGTTTTCGACCCACTTCTCTTTACAGCGTCGAACATGTCCTTGTACCTTTGACATTGCCTCGCTATACGTGCTTCCTAGTCTCCATCCACCCTTCCAGCAAGGTCTGGAACAATGCCGGCGCATATGACCAGCTCCGGCGTGTCTGCTGCAACGCTCTCGTAACTCCACCGGGCGGTAATGTCCGCTTAGTGAAGGCAGCAGTGTCCGCCACGACATTCGCTAGGCCTGAAGGATGCGATTCAAGGAGAGTAATGGCACATCTGGGTGCCGCTCGCGAATGCGTCGGCTTGGCTGCTCCAACGACCAGTCCCGCTTGAGTTGACGACGTTGCTGATATAAGGTGAGTTTTTATCCATTCAAGGGATCTCAGTATGCAGGAGACGGGCCACGTCCCATTATCTGCGGCTGTCTCTACCCGTAGGTCGAAGGACTCGAATCATCATTCTAGCCGCCAGCCCTCGCTAGACTGCGTTGGAGACTCTAGTATCTCACGTAGGGAGCTAGCCACCTAAGAAAACAATCAAGGGTACAAAGTGAAAGGTGGTTTGAAACTGGCTGTCGATTCAACTGCGCAgtgagaagaaagagggagaaactgGGAAAGATACGGGGTGCTCGTGCCATGATCACAAGACCGAGCATGCCAGCCAAGCCGCTCATCAACTCAAGCTTCGATCAGGTCCATGACAGAAACACTGGGGATCAGAACGAAGAAAAGTACATGAAGTTACATAGGTTAATATACACAGTAGCTGTTTATCCCAAGAGTCGCACAGGAAGACATGAGAAACGCGACTGACCAAACTCCGGATATAATGCAAACCCATCGTACAACACCCGCGGAAACAATATCTTAGCGAGTCTATCCCTTCCAACAGATCATTAAAGAACCCGACACAGGACAAGCCcaccgagcttcttctccacacACTCCCGCGCTTCCTTGATGCCCTTGTCCGTTGAAAGGTAAAGAGACTCTCCGGGGGATCGGAGTCCTTCTATGTAACCACTTTTCTGTCCGCGAACGACCTCGCGCAGGCCAGAAACGTCAATTGTGAGCCGTCTTGTAGGCTTGCTGACCATCGAGATCTTCGAGAGAACCGGTTGGCTTCGCCAATACTTCAACCCGAGCCAGAGTCGCCTTGTGGCGACGTTGCTCTGTGTCAGTGGTTCCATTTCCTGTACTTCGTCGTATGCGGTCGGGATCCCGAGCAAATTGTGCATGGGGGGAGGCTCAAGACCTCCGCGGACAACAGACGAGATGAAACCGTCGTTCTGCAGGGCAAGGCACAGCTTCAGGTGCAGGTTGGAATTCGGGATCGACGTGAAGCCGAGACGAGCCTTGGTGGCATTGTTCAGGTGTGAACAGACGTGGGCTAGATTGACGAGAGACATGCTGAACTATGGACTGGCGCAATCAAACCGGATGGCCGATGGGACGGAGTTCTGTAACAAGCAGGCGATCAGTTGGGGGAGACAAATTGCGCATGGTTGGCATTGGTAGTACCTGCGGAGATGAAACGCACAGCAAAGGGGGTTATCTCAATACTCAGCAGCCCAGCTCAAGTTCTAGACGCCGAATATCtgttgaagctgttgactTGCGGAATGAAATTTTCGGAGAAACGAAATAACCGGGCCGAGTCTTTGATGCCCTCAAATTAAGGCATAAACACCTGCACTTTTGCCTCAAATACAAGGCCGCAATAAGGCCGCAACCATCCATCGAATCATCTCCAGCTTCTAAGCGCCCTCGGTGACGCCGGCCTTCTGCAGACTGCATATCACGACCAGTAGCAGCTTGGTAAGTGAATCCGCTCTATAAAGTCTTTTGTTGCCTGTTCTTGTGCTTCCTTCCCCGCTGTCCTCCCATATAACCTCTCTACGCGCCCAGTCTTCTGCGACAACCTGCTAACCGCTTATCATGCCTCCGCTACCAGGAGAGGAGCGAGTGCTAACCACGTAAGTCTACTAATTACCCCGCAAACCTTACAGTATATTGAATGAGATGCAGCTTTGCCGATATTCATTATTACTTTGCGGCGCCGACCCCGAAGCCCCTTCTCCATCGGTTCGACAAGAGCTCGTATCTATATCTATACCACAATGGCACTCAGAGGAAGACCAGGATCGAAGTAGCCAATAACCCTGGCACCCCTGATCAGGATGCCTTTAACGGAGGTAAGTTTGCAGCTGGCTGGACTAGACTAGTTGAAGCTGACATCTACTAGCTCTCGATAATGTGCATATTAGCCATTCTACAAGGTTCCCAACCCTGTGCACGATAACCGTCGACGGGCAGACACAAGCACAGGGGGGATATACATTTCCCCCACCACCAGGTAGCGCAAACCCGTACGAATGGCAGCTGCCAACCAATGATCCCCGCGGCGAGAATGCTCTCCAGCGTCTGCACACTTTCGACATTTACTTCTGGACCCAAGGCGATGTAGACCAATTTCTGGATCTGGCTGAACAGTACTTGTCTCGCACGCAGGTAGAAACAGACAGACATCCATTTCCACCTCCTCAAGTCAACACCACAAGCACAATCGTCCAGCAATTGGAAAATGTGGCAATCACAGACCCGGCTTACCAGAACGGCCAAACCAGGAATTCTCAAGCAGAAGCGGTGGTCAGCCCTGCACCCATTGggcttcctccaccacctccacctccccagGACACTCCAAGCGCTACTCCGGCAGCATCACACCAACACACATCCTCCGTCAGTCCTCTCTCAGTCGAGCAGAAGCGAGACTCCGCCCAATTCACCCCTCTCCCCTATAATCCAGCTGCCCCCGCGGCGCCAGAACCAATCAAGCATCGGGAGAAAACACCACCGCCCCCCGATGCTGCAGACGGGACTGGGCTCGCCGCAGCTGTAGCAGCAGACCACGGTGCTCCATATTCTAACCCTTCCCATACACCGGCACTGGGAGGAGGCTACTCTGCTCCTCCCCAACAAGGGCAGGGCCAAGCAAGCCCAGGCCCGTACAACCTACCAGGAGCCTACGCCTCTCCACCACCAAGCGCAGGACTTTCCTTCCCACCCCAACATCAAGCACCCATCCAAGGCCCACCTGCCACAGTTCCCTCCTACCCACCCCAAACGTCCGTTCAAAGtcctccagcaacagcagtcCCTTCATACCCGCCGACATACCTTCAAGGCAACTACGCTCAACcccatcagcagcagagccaacaacaacaacagcaacagccaagCTTCTACGGCACCCAAGTCCCCGCGATAGGCGGATACTCAACATACTCCTACGAGCAATCCCAAACCCAACCCCACCCTCATCACCATCAGACCACACCCAGCATCCAACCAGCCACCAATGTCAGCACTCCAGGCTCTGAATACGCAATCCACAACCAGATGTACCGCCCTACTGAGGCAGAGGCCTCCTCGCACCTTCAGGACCACGCAAAGCTGGCGATGCAGAATCCTGGCCAGCGGCCTagaaagctggaggagtcgGCGTCCAGAGTTGAGAACAGCGTGAACCggttcttgaagaagttggagaagaagctttGATTCCCCATTTGCTCTTCCTATTTCCTCTCTCCTTTTGGGGTGGATGGTGGGTGTGGGTTGCTTATGATATCGAGGAAGCACTGAATGTGATGCGATGTATGCTTGTAGCTAGGTAGGTAGGTATGTTCTATTAGTGCTGTTGTATTTGACCCTCGCGCCGAGGCCTCTTTGTCTTGGATATATATGATATTGTGACGAGGTATATGTGCAGAATTGGAAGTTACTGGCTTCTTTTATGTGAATATCATGTCAGCTGGCTTCCATTCCGTTCGCTTGtatgctggagaagctccCGGTCCGTGTCAGGACATATATATACTACATCTGACGGACAACCACAAGCCTTCCCTACTCAGCGCTCTAAATGCAAAGTTCGGCCAATCCTCCCCAATGCTTTAGAGGACAAAGGAAATAGAAACAGAGTCCCTCCATAAAATTTGATTATAGCCGAAACCTAAGTACATCAACATAAAATCTATTCTACAGAGAGAAGAGAACTTCAAGAATAAATAATGTAATGTGACCCCAAGGATGATAAGCAAATCTCAAGGccggaagagaaagaaatgaaatTGAAAACCCACCCTATGATCTCCAGCACACTAGGTGCGAGC
It includes:
- a CDS encoding uncharacterized protein (transcript_id=CADANIAT00003201) — its product is MPPLPGEERVLTTFADIHYYFAAPTPKPLLHRFDKSSYLYLYHNGTQRKTRIEVANNPGTPDQDAFNGALDNVHISHSTRFPTLCTITVDGQTQAQGGYTFPPPPGSANPYEWQLPTNDPRGENALQRLHTFDIYFWTQGDVDQFLDLAEQYLSRTQVETDRHPFPPPQVNTTSTIVQQLENVAITDPAYQNGQTRNSQAEAVVSPAPIGLPPPPPPPQDTPSATPAASHQHTSSVSPLSVEQKRDSAQFTPLPYNPAAPAAPEPIKHREKTPPPPDAADGTGLAAAVAADHGAPYSNPSHTPALGGGYSAPPQQGQGQASPGPYNLPGAYASPPPSAGLSFPPQHQAPIQGPPATVPSYPPQTSVQSPPATAVPSYPPTYLQGNYAQPHQQQSQQQQQQQPSFYGTQVPAIGGYSTYSYEQSQTQPHPHHHQTTPSIQPATNVSTPGSEYAIHNQMYRPTEAEASSHLQDHAKLAMQNPGQRPRKLEESASRVENSVNRFLKKLEKKL
- a CDS encoding mitochondrial 37S ribosomal protein uS8m (transcript_id=CADANIAT00003200), whose amino-acid sequence is MSLVNLAHVCSHLNNATKARLGFTSIPNSNLHLKLCLALQNDGFISSVVRGGLEPPPMHNLLGIPTAYDEVQEMEPLTQSNVATRRLWLGLKYWRSQPVLSKISMVSKPTRRLTIDVSGLREVVRGQKSGYIEGLRSPGESLYLSTDKGIKEARECVEKKLGGLVLCRVL